In Drosophila bipectinata strain 14024-0381.07 chromosome 2R, DbipHiC1v2, whole genome shotgun sequence, one genomic interval encodes:
- the LOC108123041 gene encoding uncharacterized protein isoform X1, with protein sequence MFSTHRLMLSCFYLVVLLSVSLAIEDAPTDIEEDVIKIQNETQKVIRVHPHDLPPKKDNTGNQMNSALFQIQTLRPGSAGVSSTGSPRQYVDSKQMRKRRPRPAKLLREDVVASGEDATQPAMKYPLKAFPKQKLKQQKELKFDPSGDGVAQGEETQVLPVQMTPGPYPVYYVVSKTNGRFGKFPIKSFGSPAEFSKYLVKSKAEPITRSQRFEVIL encoded by the exons ATGTTCAGCACTCATCGGCTTATG CTATCCTGCTTCTACCTGGTCGTCCTGCTAAGCGTATCCCTGGCCATTGAGGACGCCCCTACCGACATCGAGGAGGATGTTATCAAGATTCAGAATGAAACACAAAAGGTGATCCGAGTGCATCCGCACGACTTACCGCCCAAAAAGGACAACACCGGCAACCAAATGAACTCGGCCCTGTTCCAAATCCAAACCCTTCGTCCTGGTAGTGCCGGTGTGTCAAGCACTGGATCGCCACGCCAGTATGTGGACTCGAAGCAGATGCGCAAACGTCGCCCCCGGCCAGCCAAGCTCCTGCGCGAAGATGTGGTCGCCAGTGGTGAAGATGCGACGCAGCCCGCTATGAAATACCCACTAAAAGCCTTTCCCAAGCAGAAACTGAAGCAGCAGAAGGAGCTCAAGTTCGATCCTAGCGGGGACGGTGTTGCCCAGGGGGAGGAGACCCAAGTATTGCCCGTCCAGATGACACCCGGACCATATCCCGTGTACTATGTGGTGTCCAAGACGAACGGTCGCTTCGGCAAGTTCCCCATCAAGTCGTTCGGCTCGCCGGCGGAGTTCTCCAAGTATCTGGTGAAGAGCAAGGCGGAGCCCATCACCCGGAGCCAGCGATTCGAGGTGATCTTGTGA
- the LOC108123041 gene encoding uncharacterized protein isoform X2: MFSTHRLMLSCFYLVVLLSVSLAIEDAPTDIEEDVIKIQNETQKVIRVHPHDLPPKKDNTGNQMNSALFQIQTLRPGSAGVSSTGSPRQYVDSKQMRKRRPRPAKLLREDVVASETEAAEGAQVRS; encoded by the exons ATGTTCAGCACTCATCGGCTTATG CTATCCTGCTTCTACCTGGTCGTCCTGCTAAGCGTATCCCTGGCCATTGAGGACGCCCCTACCGACATCGAGGAGGATGTTATCAAGATTCAGAATGAAACACAAAAGGTGATCCGAGTGCATCCGCACGACTTACCGCCCAAAAAGGACAACACCGGCAACCAAATGAACTCGGCCCTGTTCCAAATCCAAACCCTTCGTCCTGGTAGTGCCGGTGTGTCAAGCACTGGATCGCCACGCCAGTATGTGGACTCGAAGCAGATGCGCAAACGTCGCCCCCGGCCAGCCAAGCTCCTGCGCGAAGATGTGGTCGCCAGTG AAACTGAAGCAGCAGAAGGAGCTCAAGTTCGATCCTAG
- the NaPi-T gene encoding sialin, whose product MAEVTARTVLWYMTFMGFIVNYMIRINLNITIVDMIVGHGAPAAANASLANSSALAALPEITERSFSLERWFLDWANIPYEKEGFQWTGKQQGALLGSFFWAHWTLQIPGGILATKYGTKLIFGWANGIGVFCCFLIPIVSYWSYTGLIALRVFQGWITGLAWPSMHVLTAKWIPPNERSKFVSAYLGSSVGVALFYPIFGYIIDWTSWEWVYYICGIVGTLWFIAWQYLVFDSPAEHPRIADSERRYIEKSLGASVQNSSPGPTPWKEIATSLPVWCNVVAQWGGIWGLFTLMTHAPTYFRLIHHWNIRATGFLSGLPHLMRMLFAYVFSMFADYLLRTDRLSRTNVRKLATFTCCGVKGLVVLALAYFGYNATAAIVLVTVATMFHGAVSSGPLASMVDLSPNYAGIVLGVSGMIGGLPGFISPLIVGQLTNDNQTMEAWKNVFLISSAMLTCSGIIYVLFSESTLQPWNSGCHQLPDPGLKELQNLGATKEDEEEKKPLNPETSIDEVDKETKTKSEGNA is encoded by the exons ATGGCCGAAG TCACAGCCCGCACAGTGCTCTGGTACATGACGTTCATGGGTTTCATTGTGAACTACATGATCCGGATCAATCTGAACATCACCATTGTGGACATGATTGTGGGCCACGGTGCACCAGCTGCTGCTAATGCTTCCCTGGCGAACTCCTCTGCATTGGCTGCTCTTCCGGAGATCACAGAGAGATCATTCTCGCTGGAGCGCTGGTTTTTGGACTGGGCAAAT ATTCCGTACGAGAAGGAGGGCTTCCAGTGGACTGGGAAGCAGCAGGGTGCACTGCTCGGATCCTTTTTCTGGGCTCACTGGACCCTGCAGATTCCTGGTGGGATCTTGGCCACCAAGTATGGCACCAAGTTGATTTTCGGCTGGGCCAATGGCATTGGTgtcttttgttgctttttgatACCGATTGTCTCCTACTGGAGTTATACGGGATTGATAGCTCTTCGTGTCTTCCAGGGCTGGATAACG GGTCTGGCCTGGCCATCGATGCACGTTCTCACTGCCAAATGGATCCCACCCAACGAGAGAAGCAAGTTCGTGAGCGCATACTTGGGTAGCTCGGTTGGCGTGGCTTTGTTTTATCCGATCTTTGGTTACATCATCGACTGGACCAGCTGGGAGTGGGTGTACTATATCTGCGGCATAGTGGGCACTCTCTGGTTTATTGCCTGGCAGTATCTTGTTTTCGACAGTCCTGCCGAGCATCCTCGCATTGCTGATTCCGAGAGGCGTTACATCGAAAAGTCCTTGGGAGCTTCCGTTCAGAATTCCAGTCCTGGTCCTACCCCCTGGAAGGAGATTGCCACTTCGCTCCCGGTATGGTGCAATGTGGTGGCTCAGTGGGGCGGTATCTGGGGTCTCTTTACTTTGATGACCCACGCACCGACCTATTTCAGACTCATCCATCACTGGAACATCCGAGCG ACGGGATTCTTGTCGGGATTGCCACATCTTATGAGGATGCTCTTCGCCTATGTCTTCTCCATGTTTGCCGACTATCTGCTCCGTACGGATCGCCTGAGTCGCACAAATGTCCGGAAACTGGCCACCTTCACGT GCTGTGGTGTCAAGGGTCTGGTTGTCTTGGCTTTGGCTTACTTTGGTTACAATGCCACTGCTGCCATCGTGCTGGTGACTGTGGCCACCATGTTCCATGGCGCCGTGTCCTCGGGACCTTTGGCTTCCATGGTGGATCTGTCGCCTAATTATGCCGGCATTGTCCTGGGTGTGAGTGGCATGATTGGGGGTCTGCCTGGTTTCATTTCCCCCTTGATTGTGGGGCAGCTTACTAATGACAAT CAAACAATGGAGGCCTGGAAGAATGTCTTCCTGATAAGCTCCGCCATGTTAACCTGCAGTGGAATCATCTACGTGCTCTTCTCTGAGTCCACATTACAGCCCTGGAACAGTGGCTGCCACCAACTGCCCGATCCTGGACTCAAGGAGCTTCAAAACTTGGGAGCCACTAAGGAAGATGAGGAGGAAAAGAAACCTTTGAACCCTGAAACCTCTATCGACGAGGTCGACAAGGAGACCAAAACAAAATCTGAGGGCAATGCATAG
- the LOC108122975 gene encoding protein lag-3 isoform X1 has protein sequence MDRVTKPQKKMLITLLRETKYMEGKKEKEWYWEKIQAALNTIGPKKTIIQWKKCWRDMRLTTRKKLAELKRGQLSGGSPPPGIELNQEDNDIIDIVGTEYFYEEMNGELKPENFMTGFEYAPEHLCDAILTAAVGHHQQHMQHQKDPQSHAGQQPQQDHHTNDGETNDAPGSSNGGSYQGQPVAQLQGHNGSGAEHAGVGQSHSGMPQHPAFHSSLHPHLLRRQHGSGSVPRESPFEEKLLQFMQDAFPKKSKKRKNRDPDKLFLLSLYEEIKRVPEEIRLDVKSELMQILKKYQKKSPVKAEKSAVSATTTSSKQSSSSTAHLSHSMYQLQKKYEKGERESSPQSQVERVAAAGSVAVPLHGAQQLPIFQLQKKYEESAVDKVHQQQQSEQRKHVEAAQAHHATHQQPPPPPPNEQHLHHPQMTHNIMFPLSQLRNEQPPAQQHQHAHNPHQQQQQHPHQQQQQQQAQQHHPPTIFGSTASERPAMSYENVG, from the exons ATG GATCGAGTTACCAAGCCTCAGAAGAAGATGCTCATCACCCTGCTGCGGGAGACCAAGTACATGGAGGGGAAAAAGGAGAAGGAGTGGTACTGGGAGAAGATCCAGGCGGCACTTAACACCATCGGCCCCAAAAAAACGATTATCCAATGGAAAAAG TGCTGGAGAGATATGCGATTGACCACCCGAAAAAAGCTGGCGGAGCTAAAGCGTGGACAGCTCTCAGGAGGATCGCCACCACCAGGAATAGAGCTTAACCAGGAGGACAACGACATCATCGACATCGTGGGTACCGAGTACTTTTACGAGGAGATGAACGGAGAGCTAAAACCGGAAAACTTCATGACAGGCTTTGAATACGCCCCGGAGCATCTGTGCGACGCCATTCTGACAGCGGCGGTGGGGCACCATCAGCAGCATATGCAGCACCAGAAAGATCCCCAGTCACACGCTGGGCAACAGCCCCAGCAAGATCATCACACAAACGATGGAGAGACAAACGATGCCCCTGGTTCCTCCAACGGAGGCTCTTATCAAGGACAACCAGTGGCTCAGCTTCAGGGCCATAACGGAAGCGGTGCCGAGCACGCCGGAGTTGGGCAATCGCATTCGGGAATGCCTCAACACCCTGCCTTTCACAGTAGCTTGCATCCTCATCTGTTGAGACGCCAACATGGAAGTGGATCGGTGCCGCGGGAGTCGCCTTTCGAAGAAAAGCTACTGCAGTTCATGCAggacgcttttcccaaaaagaGTAAGAAACGGAAGAACAGAGATCCGGACAAGCTGTTCCTGCTTTCCCTTTACGAAGAGATTAAAAGAGTGCCGGAAGAAATACGCCTCGACGTTAAGTCCGAACTAATGCAAATCCTCAAGAAGTATCAGAAGAAGTCACCCGTGAAGGCGGAAAAGTCCGCAGTCTCTGCCACAACTACCTCCTCTAAGCAGAGCTCCAGCAGCACCGCTCACCTCTCGCACAGTATGTACCAGCTGCAGAAAAAGTACGAGAAGGGAGAGCGGGAATCCTCCCCACAATCGCAGGTGGAGCGGGTGGCAGCTGCCGGATCCGTTGCTGTTCCTCTGCACGGCGCTCAGCAGCTACCGATCTTCCAGCTGCAAAAGAAGTACGAGGAGAGTGCCGTGGACAAAgtccaccagcagcagcaaagcGAACAGCGCAAGCACGTTGAAGCTGCGCAAGCCCACCATGCCACCCACCAGCAACCGCCACCTCCACCGCCAAACGAGCAACACCTGCACCACCCACAGATGACCCACAACATAATGTTCCCGCTAAGCCAGCTCCGCAATGAACAACCGCCGgcccagcagcaccagcacgCTCACAATccccaccagcagcaacaacaacatcctcaccagcagcagcaacagcaacaagctCAGCAACATCACCCGCCCACGATCTTTGGATCAACAGCCAGCGAAAGGCCTGCGATGTCCTACGAGAATGTCGGATGA
- the LOC108122975 gene encoding protein lag-3 isoform X2: MLITLLRETKYMEGKKEKEWYWEKIQAALNTIGPKKTIIQWKKCWRDMRLTTRKKLAELKRGQLSGGSPPPGIELNQEDNDIIDIVGTEYFYEEMNGELKPENFMTGFEYAPEHLCDAILTAAVGHHQQHMQHQKDPQSHAGQQPQQDHHTNDGETNDAPGSSNGGSYQGQPVAQLQGHNGSGAEHAGVGQSHSGMPQHPAFHSSLHPHLLRRQHGSGSVPRESPFEEKLLQFMQDAFPKKSKKRKNRDPDKLFLLSLYEEIKRVPEEIRLDVKSELMQILKKYQKKSPVKAEKSAVSATTTSSKQSSSSTAHLSHSMYQLQKKYEKGERESSPQSQVERVAAAGSVAVPLHGAQQLPIFQLQKKYEESAVDKVHQQQQSEQRKHVEAAQAHHATHQQPPPPPPNEQHLHHPQMTHNIMFPLSQLRNEQPPAQQHQHAHNPHQQQQQHPHQQQQQQQAQQHHPPTIFGSTASERPAMSYENVG, from the exons ATGCTCATCACCCTGCTGCGGGAGACCAAGTACATGGAGGGGAAAAAGGAGAAGGAGTGGTACTGGGAGAAGATCCAGGCGGCACTTAACACCATCGGCCCCAAAAAAACGATTATCCAATGGAAAAAG TGCTGGAGAGATATGCGATTGACCACCCGAAAAAAGCTGGCGGAGCTAAAGCGTGGACAGCTCTCAGGAGGATCGCCACCACCAGGAATAGAGCTTAACCAGGAGGACAACGACATCATCGACATCGTGGGTACCGAGTACTTTTACGAGGAGATGAACGGAGAGCTAAAACCGGAAAACTTCATGACAGGCTTTGAATACGCCCCGGAGCATCTGTGCGACGCCATTCTGACAGCGGCGGTGGGGCACCATCAGCAGCATATGCAGCACCAGAAAGATCCCCAGTCACACGCTGGGCAACAGCCCCAGCAAGATCATCACACAAACGATGGAGAGACAAACGATGCCCCTGGTTCCTCCAACGGAGGCTCTTATCAAGGACAACCAGTGGCTCAGCTTCAGGGCCATAACGGAAGCGGTGCCGAGCACGCCGGAGTTGGGCAATCGCATTCGGGAATGCCTCAACACCCTGCCTTTCACAGTAGCTTGCATCCTCATCTGTTGAGACGCCAACATGGAAGTGGATCGGTGCCGCGGGAGTCGCCTTTCGAAGAAAAGCTACTGCAGTTCATGCAggacgcttttcccaaaaagaGTAAGAAACGGAAGAACAGAGATCCGGACAAGCTGTTCCTGCTTTCCCTTTACGAAGAGATTAAAAGAGTGCCGGAAGAAATACGCCTCGACGTTAAGTCCGAACTAATGCAAATCCTCAAGAAGTATCAGAAGAAGTCACCCGTGAAGGCGGAAAAGTCCGCAGTCTCTGCCACAACTACCTCCTCTAAGCAGAGCTCCAGCAGCACCGCTCACCTCTCGCACAGTATGTACCAGCTGCAGAAAAAGTACGAGAAGGGAGAGCGGGAATCCTCCCCACAATCGCAGGTGGAGCGGGTGGCAGCTGCCGGATCCGTTGCTGTTCCTCTGCACGGCGCTCAGCAGCTACCGATCTTCCAGCTGCAAAAGAAGTACGAGGAGAGTGCCGTGGACAAAgtccaccagcagcagcaaagcGAACAGCGCAAGCACGTTGAAGCTGCGCAAGCCCACCATGCCACCCACCAGCAACCGCCACCTCCACCGCCAAACGAGCAACACCTGCACCACCCACAGATGACCCACAACATAATGTTCCCGCTAAGCCAGCTCCGCAATGAACAACCGCCGgcccagcagcaccagcacgCTCACAATccccaccagcagcaacaacaacatcctcaccagcagcagcaacagcaacaagctCAGCAACATCACCCGCCCACGATCTTTGGATCAACAGCCAGCGAAAGGCCTGCGATGTCCTACGAGAATGTCGGATGA
- the SMC2 gene encoding structural maintenance of chromosomes protein 2, whose protein sequence is MYVKKLVLDGFKSYGRRTEIEGFDPEFTAITGLNGSGKSNILDSICFVLGITNLSNVRAAGLQELVYKNGQAGITKATVTIVFDNTNAAMCPQGYEKCREISVTRQVIVGGKNKFLINGKLVPNKKVQDFFCSIQLNVNNPNFLIMQGKIQQVLNMKPKEVLSMVEEAAGTSQYKSKREATKTLIEKKETKVRETKVLLDEEVLPKLMKLRQERSAYQEYQKISRDIDFLIRIHISAKYLKQCDSLQTVEASEQKIEGRIANCKATHAKNLEEVEQIDSSVKEMQQKIDAEMGGSLKDLEAQLNAKRALEATASGSLKAAQGTIQQDEKKIRMAAKNIEDDVRALAKKEADMSKVQGEFESLKQADATDSKAYEDAQRKLEAVSQGLSTNEDGQATTLQDQLIAAKEQFSEAQTTIKTSDMELRHTRGVLKQKQSETQTNDAAYTKDKSLHDQLLAEIKNLEKQFSNLNYEGGQFEQLRERRNELHMRKRELKRELDRSNASRYDLQYQDPEPNFDRRKVRGLVGKLFKVNDMSNSMALVTAAGGGLYSYVTDDDGTSKKILQKGQLQRRVTMIPINKIQYKCLDKNVVDYAQKKVGSENVQWALSLISYDRFFDPVMKYLFGSIFICRDLDIAKQISYDPRIMCRSVTLEGDLVDPYGTVSGGAAPKGNNVLEELYSIRQIEKEYKEIELELMQVEQQMASIENLAHSYNKMKENLELRQHELTMCKNRLAQTTFQQNQAEIEEMIERVKTLEQQAVDAREKQKTSQAKIKDIEAKLADAKGYRERELKSATNEVKAAKQRAEKSRANWKKREQEFETLQLEITELQKTIETAKQQHQEMVDNLEKFKADLDALQKNSSSAASEVVELEKEIKEQKDKLNAQNKEMRNMLVKKEKMLKQNQEIELEVKKRENEKNKISSEAKEAKKRMEALEKKYPWIPEEKKYFGMKNTRYDYSKEDPVEAGNKLVQMQEKKDKMERTLNMNAIMVLDREEENFKETERRRTIVAMDKEKIKKIIVKMDEEEQDQLNKAATEVNKNFSGIFSSLLPGADAKLNPVKTNGYLTGLEIKVGFNGTWKESLGELSGGQKSLVALSLILAMLKFSPAPLYILDEVDAALDMSHTQNIGSMLKQHFTNSQFLIVSLKDGLFNHANVLFRTLFEEGVSTITRQVSRQAASHRR, encoded by the exons ATGTACGTGAAGAAGCTAGTGCTCGACGGCTTCAAATCTTACGGTCGTCGCACGGAAATCGAGGGATTCGATCCGGAGTTCACGGCCATCACCGGTTTAAACGGTTCTGGAAAATCAAACATCTTGGACAGCATCTGCTTCGTGCTTGGCATTACCAATCTGAGCAAT GTTCGAGCTGCCGGTCTGCAGGAGTTGGTGTACAAAAACGGACAGGCGGGCATTACAAAGGCGACGGTGACCATTGTTTTTGATAATACGAATGCCGCCATGTGCCCACAAGGATATGAGAAGTGCCGTGAGATTTCCGTGACCCGCCAAGTGATAGTCGGTGGCAAAAACAAGTTCTTGATCAACGGAAAGCTGGTGCCGAACAAGAAGGTCCAAGATTTCTTTTGCTCCATTCAGCTAAATGTCAACAATCCCAATTTCTTGATCATGCAAGGCAAGATTCAGCAAGTTCTCAACATGAAGCCCAAGGAG GTTCTTTCGATGGTGGAGGAGGCAGCTGGCACCAGCCAGTACAAAAGCAAACGAGAGGCTACTAAGACGCTTATCGAGAAAAAGGAGACCAAGGTGAGAGAAACCAAAGTTCTACTCGACGAGGAAGTGCTGCCCAAGTTGATGAAACTGCGACAAGAGCGCTCCGCCTATCAGGAGTACCAAAAAATCTCCCGCGACATTGACTTTCTGATTAGGATTCACATATCCGCCAAGTACTTGAAACAATGCGATTCCCTGCAAACCGTGGAGGCCAgtgaacaaaaaatagaagGCCGCATAGCCAACTGCAAGGCTACGCACGCCAAGAACCTTGAAGAGGTTGAGCAAATCGACTCATCTGTCAAGGAAATGCAGCAAAAAATTGATGCCGAAATGGGTGGTTCGCTAAAAGATCTTGAGGCGCAACTAAATGCCAAGCGGGCGCTGGAAGCCACGGCTTCGGGAAGTTTAAAGGCAGCTCAAGGAACCATTCAACAAGATGAAAAGAAAATTCGCATGGCTGCGAAAAACATAGAAGACGATGTGCGTGCTTTGGCCAAGAAGGAGGCGGACATGTCGAAGGTTCAGGGAGAGTTTGAGAGTCTGAAGCAAGCCGATGCCACCGATTCCAAGGCCTATGAAGATGCGCAACGCAAGCTTGAGGCAGTCTCGCAGGGTTTGTCCACAAACGAAGATGGCCAGGCTACCACTCTGCAAGATCAACTAATCG CGGCCAAGGAACAGTTCAGCGAAGCTCAGACTACCATCAAGACATCCGACATGGAATTGCGTCACACGCGAGGGGTTTTGAAGCAAAAACAAAGCGAGACCCAGACTAATGATGCTGCCTACACAAAAGACAAATCTTTGCATGACCAGTTGCTGGCGGAGATAAAGAACCTTGAAAAGCAATTCAGCAACCTGAATTATGAGGGCGGACAGTTTGAGCAGCTGAGGGAGCGACGAAACGAGCTTCACATGCGCAAGAGAGAGTTGAAGCGGGAACTGGACCGATCGAATGCCTCGCGGTACGATCTGCAATACCAGGACCCAGAGCCCAACTTCGATAGGCGTAAGGTTCGAGGTTTGGTTGGGAAACTATTCAAAGTCAACGATATGAGCAACTCGATGGCTCTGGTGACAGCGGCTGGTGGTGGG TTATACAGTTATGTGACGGACGATGATGGAACCAGCAAAAAAATTCTGCAGAAAGGACAGTTGCAGCGACGTGTCACAATGATTCCCATTAACAAAATTCAGTACAAGTGTCTGGACAAGAATGTGGTGGATTAtgcccaaaaaaaagttgGCAGTGAGAATGTCCAGTGGGCCTTGTCTCTCATTAGTTACGATCGCTTCTTCGATCCTGTCATGAAGTATCTTTTTGGAAGCATATTCATTTGCAGAGATTTGGACATTGCCAAGCAAATCAGCTACGATCCGCGCATCATGTGCCGTTCTGTGACTTTGGAAGGTGATTTGGTGGATCCTTATGGTACTGTGTCCGGTGGTGCGGCGCCCAAAGGCAATAATGTCTTGGAGGAACTGTATTCTATCCGTCAAATCGAAAAGGAATACAAGGAAATAGAACTGGAGTTGATGCAGGTGGAACAACAAATGGC GTCCATTGAGAACCTGGCTCACTCCTATAACAAGATGAAGGAAAATCTTGAGCTCCGGCAGCACGAACTTACCATGTGCAAGAATCGCTTGGCGCAGACCACTTTCCAGCAGAATCAGGCGGAAATAGAGGAGATGATAGAGCGGGTTAAGACTTTGGAGCAACAGGCAGTCGATGCACGTGAGAAACAGAAGACATCGCAAGCCAAAATCAAGGATATCGAGGCCAAGCTGGCAGATGCAAAGGGCTATCGCGAACGGGAGCTGAAATCAGCCACCAACGAGGTAAAGGCAGCCAAGCAGCGAGCGGAGAAGTCGCGGGCCAATTGGAAAAAGCGAGAACAGGAATTCGAAACGTTGCAACTGGAGATCACTGAGTTGCAGAAGACTATTGAAACGGCCAAGCAGCAACACCAGGAGATGGTGGACAACCTGGAGAAGTTCAAAGCTGATTTGGACGCCTTACAGAAGAACAGTTCCAGTGCAGCTTCTGAGGTTGTAGAACTAGAAAAGGAAATTAAGGAGCAGAAGGACAAGCTAAACGCCCAAAACAAAGAGATGCGAAACATGCTGGTCAAGAAGGAAAAGATGCTGAAGCAAAATCAAGAAATCGAGTTGGAGGTGAAGAAGAGGGAGAACGAGAAAAACAAGATTAGCTCGGAGGCCAAGGAAGCCAAGAAGCGCATGGAGGCGCTGGAGAAAAAGTATCCCTGGATACCCGAGGAAAAGAAATACTTCGGCATGAAAAACACACGCTATGACTACAGCAAAGAGGATCCAGTGGAAGCCGGCAACAAGCTGGTGCAGATGCAGGAGAAAAAGGACAAAATGGAACGAACACTGAACATGAACGCCATCATGGTGCTGGATCGTGAAGAGGAGAACTTCAAGGAGACTGAACGTCGGCGCACGATCGTTGCCATGGACAAGGAGAAGATAAAAAAGATCATAGTTAAAATggacgaggaggagcaggatcAACTGAATAAGGCTGCCACCGAAGTAAACAAGAACTTTAGTGGCATCTTCAGCTCACTTCTTCCGGGAGCCGATGCGAAACTGAATCCGGTTAAGACGAATGGCTATCTCACCGGTCTGGAGATCAAAGTGGGCTTCAACGGCACCTGGAAAGAAAGTCTGGGTGAACTGTCTGGTGGTCAGAAGTCCCTGGTGGCGTTGTCTCTCATCCTGGCCATGTTAAAGTTCTCGCCGGCGCCCTTATACATTTTGGACGAGGTGGACGCCGCTCTGGACATGTCGCATACCCAGAACATAGGCAGCATGTTGAAGCAGCACTTTACCAACTCTCAATTTTTGATAGTGTCCCTTAAAGATGGCCTGTTCAACCATGCGAACGTTTTGTTCCGCACCTTGTTTGAGGAGGGGGTGTCCACCATCACTCGGCAAGTCAGCCGGCAAGCTGCTTCACACAGGCGGTGA